The following coding sequences lie in one Aquabacterium olei genomic window:
- a CDS encoding cysteine-rich CWC family protein — MKPPTADAMNDAVCPLCGGPNGCALSGARSLDAPCWCKSVAFSPALLARVPRDKRGLACICQRCATAGGLPAATPADR; from the coding sequence ATGAAGCCGCCGACCGCTGACGCCATGAACGACGCCGTGTGCCCCCTGTGCGGCGGGCCCAACGGCTGCGCCTTGTCCGGCGCCCGGTCGCTGGACGCCCCCTGCTGGTGCAAATCGGTGGCTTTCAGCCCGGCACTGCTGGCCCGCGTGCCGCGCGACAAACGCGGCCTGGCCTGCATCTGCCAACGGTGTGCCACCGCAGGTGGGCTCCCCGCTGCGACCCCGGCCGATCGTTGA
- a CDS encoding HDOD domain-containing protein has translation MSAVSTFFPFSLVLPNMPGVAMELMRSLDDDNLSLNDLALVIGKDPALSASVLRVANTARYSPLRSISSLREATATLGMVTLRNLAMASCMARSFPAVPGLDRRRFWRRGLACAHYAALLARPAMVDGEVAYLGGLMLQTGQLLMMQVEREGVAVIEASVARPGDRFVLEQARWQCTHADVTAELARRWKFPDALLQGFAAASRPGEARPFQPLGGVLYLGATSASTWTGWRNGRCTPPTWTPKSTA, from the coding sequence ATGAGCGCCGTCAGCACCTTCTTCCCGTTCTCGCTCGTTCTGCCCAACATGCCCGGGGTCGCCATGGAGCTGATGCGCAGCCTTGATGACGACAACCTGTCGCTCAACGACCTGGCCCTGGTGATCGGGAAAGACCCCGCCTTGAGCGCCTCGGTGCTGCGCGTGGCCAACACGGCACGCTACAGCCCGTTGCGCAGCATCAGCAGCCTGCGCGAGGCCACGGCGACGCTCGGCATGGTGACGCTGCGCAACCTCGCCATGGCCAGCTGCATGGCACGCAGCTTCCCGGCGGTGCCCGGGCTCGACCGGCGCCGCTTCTGGCGGCGGGGGCTGGCCTGCGCGCACTACGCGGCCCTGCTGGCCCGTCCGGCCATGGTCGACGGTGAAGTGGCCTACCTCGGCGGCCTGATGCTGCAGACGGGGCAACTGCTGATGATGCAGGTGGAGCGCGAAGGGGTGGCGGTGATCGAGGCCAGCGTCGCGCGCCCGGGCGACCGTTTCGTGCTCGAGCAGGCGCGCTGGCAATGCACCCACGCCGACGTGACGGCCGAGCTGGCCCGACGCTGGAAGTTTCCGGATGCGCTGCTGCAGGGCTTTGCCGCCGCCAGCCGGCCTGGGGAGGCCCGCCCCTTCCAGCCCCTGGGCGGTGTCCTGTACCTCGGGGCCACTTCCGCATCAACCTGGACTGGCTGGCGGAACGGGCGCTGCACGCCGCCGACCTGGACGCCGAAGTCGACAGCATGA